The genomic segment ATTCTTCCGGTATTGTGCCGACGCGAGCCTCCACACTGCTGCAAAAAGTCTGATTGCTTCCGCGCCCTGCTGCCGTATCAGTTTTGATTCGGAGATCTTCTTTCCGCCGAACGTGCAGAGTGCATTAAACACTTCCTGATCGCCGAATTTTTCCGGATTATGCAGAATTTCAATTCCGGCATCTCTTTCCAACAACCTGCCGTCGATATACTTGCGCGCTACTTCCGGAGGGATATTGTTGAGCACAGCAAAGCCCAACATCCGTTGGTGAAGATTCTCCCGCAGGTTCCTGTTCTCATATCTGCCGAAGCCTGCACCCGGGAAGACTTTTTCAAATTCCTGCATTTTACGGAGACTTTCTTCTGCGGATGCTGCTCCTATTCCATTTATCAGCTCATCCAGATATATCCGGACAAAGCCGCCGCAGTGATCCTGATAGTTGCCCTTTCGCAGTTCTGTCCGCCACGTAAAATAGCCGCGCAGCTCAGCTAACGATAAACTGTGATAAGTTAAAATAAAATAGCTGTTCAATGATCCATTCCATGGTTCATTATCTTCATAACTTTCCATGAATTTGCCCTGTACATAGAAATTTTTACATATCTGCTTAAATGTCCCGTTCCCGTATTGATAGAGGTTCCGCATCCGACGGATTTGTTCCGGAATCGGTTTTTGTTTTTTTAAGGATGACGCTTTTTGCAGATTTTTAGCACCGATCCCCATCGCTGCCGGTTGCTGTACAGTTGTATCCTGCTCCGATGTCTTTACTGCGAGCGTCTGACCGGCGAAAAGCGGGGCATCTTGATATTGCGCTTGTTCGGTATTCTTATTATCGAGAACGACCGTAAAGCCGTTTTGCTCACCGGAGTTGTCCGGCTCATCGTAAGAGCCTACTGTGTCCCGCCGTTTCTGAATCACTCTTTCAAAATCTTGTGCAAATTTTAACATATCCATAGCAGTCTTACACGTTATCCGGCTCCGGCATCATCGCAGGAGACCACGGCTCCATATAAGCTATGGTAATAAAACAAGCATGATTGTCAACATATTTGTACAGCGCCTCAGCATAAAAACAGGATTTTAGGAAGCAGAATGTAATGTCCTGCGGAGGAGAAGCAAGTCCTAATTCTCCCTCGAATGACGCCATTGCGGTTGAAACGGGATCAAATTAATGATGTAACACAGGATGTTACCCTTTCTCTTTACTGCTAAAAAGATAAACTACAGCAGAAAGTTACCATCGACAATTAACGGTGTTCCGGGTACTCAGATTACGTGGGTATCCGATAAGCCTCAATCGGTCAGTATAGAAGAAGTTTTCGGAGAAATACGGGGGGAACGATAGAAGGAATCTCTGAAACCTATACTTGGGAGTTTAACGGCTTTAGTCTCAACTAGGCGGCTCCCCACGGGTATACGTGCTTGAAAAAACAGAGAGCCTCTAAAACCTTACAGGCTTTAGAGGCTCTTCTCCGGTATTTTTACTTATTTGCTTTGTGTGTTATTGATTCAGATCGTGAATATTGATGGACTTG from the Treponema vincentii F0403 genome contains:
- a CDS encoding TerB N-terminal domain-containing protein, with amino-acid sequence MDMLKFAQDFERVIQKRRDTVGSYDEPDNSGEQNGFTVVLDNKNTEQAQYQDAPLFAGQTLAVKTSEQDTTVQQPAAMGIGAKNLQKASSLKKQKPIPEQIRRMRNLYQYGNGTFKQICKNFYVQGKFMESYEDNEPWNGSLNSYFILTYHSLSLAELRGYFTWRTELRKGNYQDHCGGFVRIYLDELINGIGAASAEESLRKMQEFEKVFPGAGFGRYENRNLRENLHQRMLGFAVLNNIPPEVARKYIDGRLLERDAGIEILHNPEKFGDQEVFNALCTFGGKKISESKLIRQQGAEAIRLFAAVWRLASAQYRKNGKTLFYLCFGDRKELRWYPLEYTLYYNPKKQKETIYELNPSRSYRFTQGEWYISTYQSYYFNKQILADFLHETDRRLRLYLKAGHSLKERQEAAWVVPYIESVIEEDRQAKIEAARPKITIDFAGLDKIRQDALETQGSLLTEEDAQGAPAKSAESAERYTEAASAVRTQASVKAGMESSAAIPSGSVNSSGKSVPLDNAPVLPSMTSVPLDDRQARLLRMLLRGEPVQALIAAQHGLPHVIADSINEALFDYIGDNAVDCDGETFTLVEDYRDEIAKIVGEETT